From one Trifolium pratense cultivar HEN17-A07 linkage group LG1, ARS_RC_1.1, whole genome shotgun sequence genomic stretch:
- the LOC123914951 gene encoding pleiotropic drug resistance protein 1-like isoform X2 encodes MDNNEVSRVDSLRRTSSSNSNLWRNNSMDVFSTSEREDDQEALKWAAIERLPTYLRIRRSILDNQEVDVEKLGLTERKVLLERLVKIAEEDNEKFLLKLKERMERVGLDIPKVEVRFEHINVEAQVYVGGRALPSLLNFFVNVLEGFLNYFHIIPSPKKPLHILQNVSGIIKPQRMTLLLGPPGSGKTTLLLALAGKLAKELKNSGRVTYNGEGLEEFVPQRTSAYISQYDNHIGEMTVRETLAFSARCQGVGHNYDMLTELLRREKEAKIKPDPDVDAYMKAAALEGQQASVVTDYILKILGLEICADIMVGDEMIRGISGGQKKRVTTGEMLVGPIKVLFMDEISTGLDSSTTFQIISSIRQSIHILNGTALVSLLQPAPETYELFDDIILLTDGQIVYQGPRENVLEFFESMGFKCPERKGVADFLQEVTSRKDQWQYWANKDEPYSFVTVKDFSEAFQLFHIGQKLGDELAHPFEKSKGHANILTTKKYGVNKKELLKACASREFLLMKRNSFVHIFKVTQLIYLAIMTTTLFLRTKMHKDTVEDGGTYMGALFFTVTVAMFNGISELNMTIMKLPVFYKQRDLLFYPSWAYSLPPWILKIPITLIEVFIWEAITYYAIGYDPNFVRLLKQYLIIFCINQMASSLFRLMAALGRDVVVANNVGSFALLVVLVLGGFVISREDVHKWFLWGYWSSPLMYGQNAIAVNEFLGHSWRKVTQNSNETLGVLVMKTRGFFPQAYWYWIGVGALIGYVFLFNFLFTLALQYLSPFRKDQAGLSEEKLLERDASTAEEFTQLPNRKRISETKIVEEELISSRSFSARAGKDKASVSGRRGMVLPFQPLSITFDEIRYAVDMPQEMKSQGVFEDRLELLKGISGAFRPGVLTALMGVSGAGKTTLMDVLAGRKTGGYIDGNITISGYPKNQKTFARISGYCEQFDIHSPNVTVYESLLYSAWLRLPPEVDKATRKMFIEEVMELVELNSLREALVGLPGENGLSTEQRKRLTIAVELVANPSIIFMDEPTSGLDARAAAIVMRTVRNTVDTGRTVVCTIHQPSIDIFDSFDELLLMKLGGEQIYAGPLGRHCSQLIHYFEAIEGVPKIKDGYNPATWMLEVTSAGSEANLKVDFTNVYRNSELYRRNKQLIQELSIPPQDSKDLYFDTQYTQTMLAQCKACLWKQHLSYWRNTSYTAVRLLFTTLIAILFGIIFWNIGLKRRKEQDLFNAMGSMYASVIFIGVQNGASVQPVIAVERTVFYRERAAGMYSALPYAIAQVIIELPHILVQTLVYGIIVYSMMGLDWTTSKFLWYLFFMYFTFLYYCFYGMMTMAISPNPHVAAIMSSAFYAIWSLFSGFVIPLSRIPIWWKWYYWICPVAWTLNGLVTSQYGDNMEKLENGQRVEEFVRNYFGFKHDFLGVVAIVVAGFSVLFAFIFTLGIKAFNFQKR; translated from the exons ATGGACAACAATGAAGTTTCAAGAGTTGATAGTTTAAGAAGAACAAGTAGTTCTAATTCTAACTTATGGAGGAACAATAGTATGGATGTTTTTTCAACATCTGAACGTGAAGATGATCAAGAAGCACTTAAATGGGCTGCTATTGAAAGACTCCCTACATATCTAAGGATTAGAAGAAGTATACTCGATAATCAAGAAGTTGATGTCGAAAAGCTTGGATTAACTGAGAGAAAAGTTCTTTTAGAGAGACTTGTGAAAATTGCTGAAGAAGATAATGAAAAGTTTTTGTTGAAACTCAAGGAAAGAATGGAAAG AGTTGGATTAGATATTCCAAAAGTTGAGGTAAGATTTGAGCATATAAATGTGGAAGCACAAGTTTATGTTGGAGGAAGAGCTTTACCTTCATTGCTCAACTTCTTTGTTAATGTCTTAGAG GGAttcttaaattattttcatattattcCAAGTCCAAAGAAACCATTACATATTCTTCAAAATGTTAGTGGAATCATAAAGCCTCAAAG AATGACATTACTTTTGGGGCCACCAGGCTCTGGAAAGACCACTTTGCTTTTGGCCTTGGCTGGAAAACTTGCCAAAGAATTGAAA AATTCTGGGAGAGTAACATACAATGGAGAAGGACTAGAAGAGTTTGTTCCACAAAGAACATCAGCTTATATAAGTCAATATGATAATCACATTGGAGAAATGACTGTCAGAGAAACACTTGCTTTCTCTGCAAGATGTCAAGGGGTTGGACATAATTATG ATATGTTGACTGAACTACtcagaagagaaaaagaagcaaAGATTAAACCAGATCCTGATGTTGATGCCTATATGAAA GCAGCAGCACTAGAAGGACAACAGGCGAGCGTCGTAACTGACTATATTCTCAAG ATTTTAGGACTTGAAATCTGTGCTGACATTATGGTAGGAGATGAAATGATAAGAGGTATCTCAGGAGGACAGAAAAAGAGAGTAACAACAG GTGAGATGCTGGTTGGACCTATAAAGGTTTTGTTCATGGATGAGATATCAACTGGTTTGGACAGTTCAACAACTTTTCAAATAATCAGCTCAATCAGACAATCAATCCATATTCTGAATGGAACTGCACTTGTGTCTTTGCTACAACCAGCACCAGAAACTTATGAACTATTTGATGATATAATACTTCTCACAGATGGACAAATTGTGTATCAAGGACCAAGAGAAAATGTACTTGAGTTTTTCGAATCAATGGGATTCAAATGTCCTGAAAGAAAAGGAGTTGCTGATTTCTTACAAGAA GTGACATCAAGAAAAGATCAATGGCAATATTGGgcaaataaagatgaaccttATAGTTTTGTTACTGTCAAGGATTTTTCTGAAGCCTTTCAGTTATTCCACATTGGTCAAAAACTTGGAGATGAGCTAGCCCATCCTTTTGAAAAGTCTAAAGGCCATGCAAATATCTTGACCACAAAGAAATATGGTGTTAACAAGAAGGAGCTTTTGAAGGCTTGTGCTAGCAGAGAATTTTTGCTTATGAAGCGAAATTCATTTGTCCATATATTCAAAGTCACTCAA cttatttatTTAGCTATCATGACGACAACATTGTTTCTAAGAACAAAGATGCATAAGGATACTGTGGAAGATGGAGGAACATACATGGGAGCACTATTCTTCACAGTGACAGTAGCAATGTTCAATGGAATATCAGAGCTAAATATGACAATCATGAAACTTCCTGTCTTTTACAAGCAAAGAGACCTTCTTTTCTATCCTTCATGGGCTTATTCTCTTCCACCATGGATCCTCAAAATACCAATAACTCTTATAGAAGTTTTCATTTGGGAAGCCATTACTTACTATGCCATCGGCTATGATCCAAATTTTGTAAG GCTTTTAAAACAGTATTTGATAATCTTTTGCATTAACCAAATGGCATCTTCACTGTTTCGGTTGATGGCAGCCTTAGGAAGGGATGTTGTAGTTGCAAACAATGTTGGATCATTTGCATTACTAGTAGTTCTGGTTTTGGGAGGATTTGTGATTTCAAGAG AGGATGTGCACAAATGGTTTCTGTGGGGTTACTGGTCCTCACCACTGATGTATGGACAGAATGCTATAGCTGTGAATGAATTTCTTGGACATAGTTGGAGAAAG GTTACTCAAAATTCCAATGAAACATTGGGAGTTTTGGTAATGAAAACTCGCGGTTTTTTCCCACAAGCTTACTGGTATTGGATTGGTGTAGGAGCATTGATTGGTTATGTTTTTCTATTCAACTTTCTGTTCACATTGGCTTTACAATATCTCAGTC CATTCAGAAAGGATCAAGCAGGGCTATCTGAGGAGAAATTGCTGGAGAGAGATGCTTCAACAGCTGAAGAGTTTACTCAGTTACCGAATCGAAAGAGAATTTCAG AAACAAAGATTGTTGAAGAAGAACTTATATCATCCAGATCTTTTTCTGCAAGAGCCGGTAAGGATAAAGCTAGTGTAAGTGGAAGGAGAGGCATGGTTCTTCCTTTTCAACCTCTATCCATCACTTTCGATGAAATCAGATATGCTGTAGACATGCCTCAG GAAATGAAAAGTCAAGGAGTTTTCGAGGACCGTCTTGAACTTTTGAAGGGTATTAGTGGTGCATTTAGGCCTGGAGTTCTAACAGCTCTAATGGGAGTAAGTGGTGCTGGAAAGACTACTCTAATGGATGTTTTAGCCGGAAGAAAAACTGGTGGATATATTGATGGAAACATCACAATATCTGGTTATCCAAAGAATCAAAAAACATTTGCTCGCATATCAGGATATTGCGAACAATTTGATATTCACTCGCCTAATGTTACAGTTTATGAATCTTTGCTATATTCAGCATGGCTTCGGTTGCCACCTGAAGTTGATAAAGCTACGAGAAAG ATGTTTATCGAGGAAGTTATGGAGCTTGTAGAGCTTAACTCATTAAGAGAAGCACTTGTTGGATTGCCAGGCGAGAATGGACTTTCAACTGAACAACGTAAGAGACTTACAATTGCAGTTGAACTTGTAGCAAATCCATCAATAATATTCATGGATGAGCCAACCTCTGGCCTTGATGCTAGAGCAGCTGCAATTGTAATGAGAACGGTAAGGAACACCGTGGACACAGGACGTACTGTGGTTTGCACGATCCATCAGCCAAGTATTGACATATTTGACTCCTTCGATGAG CTTCTACTTATGAAATTGGGAGGTGAACAAATATATGCCGGTCCATTAGGCCGCCACTGTTCTCAGTTGATTCATTATTTTGAG GCTATTGAAGGAGTTCCTAAGATCAAAGATGGTTATAATCCTGCAACATGGATGTTGGAAGTTACATCAGCAGGATCAGAAGCAAATCTTAAGGTCGACTTCACTAATGTATACAGAAACTCGGAACTATACCG GAGAAACAAACAATTGATCCAGGAATTAAGTATACCTCCTCAAGATTCAAAGGATTTATACTTTGATACTCAATATACACAAACTATGTTGGCACAATGTAAAGCTTGCTTATGGAAACAACATTTATCATATTGGCGAAACACGTCGTATACAGCAGTTAGACTGTTATTTACAACACTAATAGCTATCTTGTTTGGAATCATATTTTGGAACATTGGATTGAAAAGGAGAAAGGAACAAGATCTTTTCAATGCAATGGGATCAATGTATGCTTCTGTTATCTTTATTGGAGTACAAAATGGTGCCTCTGTGCAGCCAGTAATAGCTGTTGAGAGAACAGTCTTTTATAGAGAAAGAGCTGCTGGAATGTATTCTGCTTTGCCTTATGCAATAGCAcag GTGATTATAGAGCTTCCACACATCTTGGTTCAGACACTGGTTTATGGTATTATTGTATATTCCATGATGGGATTGGATTGGACAACATCAAAATTCTTGTGGTATCTTTTCTTCATGTACTTCACTTTCTTGTACTATTGTTTCTATGGTATGATGACCATGGCTATCAGTCCCAACCCACATGTTGCTGCCATAATGTCTAGTGCATTCTATGCAATTTGGAGCCTTTTCTCAGGCTTTGTCATTCCCTTATCT AGAATACCAATATGGTGGAAGTGGTACTATTGGATATGTCCAGTTGCATGGACCTTGAATGGATTGGTGACATCTCAATATGGAGACAACATGGAAAAACTTGAGAATGGTCAAAGGGTTGAAGAATTTGTGAGAAATTACTTTGGGTTTAAACATGACTTCCTAGGAGTGGTTGCAATTGTTGTGGCTGGTTTCTCAGTGTTGTTTGCATTTATCTTCACTCTTGGCATCAAAGCATTCAACTTCCAAAAAAGATGA
- the LOC123914951 gene encoding pleiotropic drug resistance protein 1-like isoform X1, with the protein MDNNEVSRVDSLRRTSSSNSNLWRNNSMDVFSTSEREDDQEALKWAAIERLPTYLRIRRSILDNQEVDVEKLGLTERKVLLERLVKIAEEDNEKFLLKLKERMERVGLDIPKVEVRFEHINVEAQVYVGGRALPSLLNFFVNVLEVIIQQAIFSFLHFSWIYLSLIMIFNLNDIFIFKGFLNYFHIIPSPKKPLHILQNVSGIIKPQRMTLLLGPPGSGKTTLLLALAGKLAKELKNSGRVTYNGEGLEEFVPQRTSAYISQYDNHIGEMTVRETLAFSARCQGVGHNYDMLTELLRREKEAKIKPDPDVDAYMKAAALEGQQASVVTDYILKILGLEICADIMVGDEMIRGISGGQKKRVTTGEMLVGPIKVLFMDEISTGLDSSTTFQIISSIRQSIHILNGTALVSLLQPAPETYELFDDIILLTDGQIVYQGPRENVLEFFESMGFKCPERKGVADFLQEVTSRKDQWQYWANKDEPYSFVTVKDFSEAFQLFHIGQKLGDELAHPFEKSKGHANILTTKKYGVNKKELLKACASREFLLMKRNSFVHIFKVTQLIYLAIMTTTLFLRTKMHKDTVEDGGTYMGALFFTVTVAMFNGISELNMTIMKLPVFYKQRDLLFYPSWAYSLPPWILKIPITLIEVFIWEAITYYAIGYDPNFVRLLKQYLIIFCINQMASSLFRLMAALGRDVVVANNVGSFALLVVLVLGGFVISREDVHKWFLWGYWSSPLMYGQNAIAVNEFLGHSWRKVTQNSNETLGVLVMKTRGFFPQAYWYWIGVGALIGYVFLFNFLFTLALQYLSPFRKDQAGLSEEKLLERDASTAEEFTQLPNRKRISETKIVEEELISSRSFSARAGKDKASVSGRRGMVLPFQPLSITFDEIRYAVDMPQEMKSQGVFEDRLELLKGISGAFRPGVLTALMGVSGAGKTTLMDVLAGRKTGGYIDGNITISGYPKNQKTFARISGYCEQFDIHSPNVTVYESLLYSAWLRLPPEVDKATRKMFIEEVMELVELNSLREALVGLPGENGLSTEQRKRLTIAVELVANPSIIFMDEPTSGLDARAAAIVMRTVRNTVDTGRTVVCTIHQPSIDIFDSFDELLLMKLGGEQIYAGPLGRHCSQLIHYFEAIEGVPKIKDGYNPATWMLEVTSAGSEANLKVDFTNVYRNSELYRRNKQLIQELSIPPQDSKDLYFDTQYTQTMLAQCKACLWKQHLSYWRNTSYTAVRLLFTTLIAILFGIIFWNIGLKRRKEQDLFNAMGSMYASVIFIGVQNGASVQPVIAVERTVFYRERAAGMYSALPYAIAQVIIELPHILVQTLVYGIIVYSMMGLDWTTSKFLWYLFFMYFTFLYYCFYGMMTMAISPNPHVAAIMSSAFYAIWSLFSGFVIPLSRIPIWWKWYYWICPVAWTLNGLVTSQYGDNMEKLENGQRVEEFVRNYFGFKHDFLGVVAIVVAGFSVLFAFIFTLGIKAFNFQKR; encoded by the exons ATGGACAACAATGAAGTTTCAAGAGTTGATAGTTTAAGAAGAACAAGTAGTTCTAATTCTAACTTATGGAGGAACAATAGTATGGATGTTTTTTCAACATCTGAACGTGAAGATGATCAAGAAGCACTTAAATGGGCTGCTATTGAAAGACTCCCTACATATCTAAGGATTAGAAGAAGTATACTCGATAATCAAGAAGTTGATGTCGAAAAGCTTGGATTAACTGAGAGAAAAGTTCTTTTAGAGAGACTTGTGAAAATTGCTGAAGAAGATAATGAAAAGTTTTTGTTGAAACTCAAGGAAAGAATGGAAAG AGTTGGATTAGATATTCCAAAAGTTGAGGTAAGATTTGAGCATATAAATGTGGAAGCACAAGTTTATGTTGGAGGAAGAGCTTTACCTTCATTGCTCAACTTCTTTGTTAATGTCTTAGAGGTGATTATTCAACAAGCCATTTTCTCCTTTCTACACTTTTCTTGGATTTATTTATCTCTGATTATGATTTTTAACTTAAATGATATCTTTATTTTTAAGGGAttcttaaattattttcatattattcCAAGTCCAAAGAAACCATTACATATTCTTCAAAATGTTAGTGGAATCATAAAGCCTCAAAG AATGACATTACTTTTGGGGCCACCAGGCTCTGGAAAGACCACTTTGCTTTTGGCCTTGGCTGGAAAACTTGCCAAAGAATTGAAA AATTCTGGGAGAGTAACATACAATGGAGAAGGACTAGAAGAGTTTGTTCCACAAAGAACATCAGCTTATATAAGTCAATATGATAATCACATTGGAGAAATGACTGTCAGAGAAACACTTGCTTTCTCTGCAAGATGTCAAGGGGTTGGACATAATTATG ATATGTTGACTGAACTACtcagaagagaaaaagaagcaaAGATTAAACCAGATCCTGATGTTGATGCCTATATGAAA GCAGCAGCACTAGAAGGACAACAGGCGAGCGTCGTAACTGACTATATTCTCAAG ATTTTAGGACTTGAAATCTGTGCTGACATTATGGTAGGAGATGAAATGATAAGAGGTATCTCAGGAGGACAGAAAAAGAGAGTAACAACAG GTGAGATGCTGGTTGGACCTATAAAGGTTTTGTTCATGGATGAGATATCAACTGGTTTGGACAGTTCAACAACTTTTCAAATAATCAGCTCAATCAGACAATCAATCCATATTCTGAATGGAACTGCACTTGTGTCTTTGCTACAACCAGCACCAGAAACTTATGAACTATTTGATGATATAATACTTCTCACAGATGGACAAATTGTGTATCAAGGACCAAGAGAAAATGTACTTGAGTTTTTCGAATCAATGGGATTCAAATGTCCTGAAAGAAAAGGAGTTGCTGATTTCTTACAAGAA GTGACATCAAGAAAAGATCAATGGCAATATTGGgcaaataaagatgaaccttATAGTTTTGTTACTGTCAAGGATTTTTCTGAAGCCTTTCAGTTATTCCACATTGGTCAAAAACTTGGAGATGAGCTAGCCCATCCTTTTGAAAAGTCTAAAGGCCATGCAAATATCTTGACCACAAAGAAATATGGTGTTAACAAGAAGGAGCTTTTGAAGGCTTGTGCTAGCAGAGAATTTTTGCTTATGAAGCGAAATTCATTTGTCCATATATTCAAAGTCACTCAA cttatttatTTAGCTATCATGACGACAACATTGTTTCTAAGAACAAAGATGCATAAGGATACTGTGGAAGATGGAGGAACATACATGGGAGCACTATTCTTCACAGTGACAGTAGCAATGTTCAATGGAATATCAGAGCTAAATATGACAATCATGAAACTTCCTGTCTTTTACAAGCAAAGAGACCTTCTTTTCTATCCTTCATGGGCTTATTCTCTTCCACCATGGATCCTCAAAATACCAATAACTCTTATAGAAGTTTTCATTTGGGAAGCCATTACTTACTATGCCATCGGCTATGATCCAAATTTTGTAAG GCTTTTAAAACAGTATTTGATAATCTTTTGCATTAACCAAATGGCATCTTCACTGTTTCGGTTGATGGCAGCCTTAGGAAGGGATGTTGTAGTTGCAAACAATGTTGGATCATTTGCATTACTAGTAGTTCTGGTTTTGGGAGGATTTGTGATTTCAAGAG AGGATGTGCACAAATGGTTTCTGTGGGGTTACTGGTCCTCACCACTGATGTATGGACAGAATGCTATAGCTGTGAATGAATTTCTTGGACATAGTTGGAGAAAG GTTACTCAAAATTCCAATGAAACATTGGGAGTTTTGGTAATGAAAACTCGCGGTTTTTTCCCACAAGCTTACTGGTATTGGATTGGTGTAGGAGCATTGATTGGTTATGTTTTTCTATTCAACTTTCTGTTCACATTGGCTTTACAATATCTCAGTC CATTCAGAAAGGATCAAGCAGGGCTATCTGAGGAGAAATTGCTGGAGAGAGATGCTTCAACAGCTGAAGAGTTTACTCAGTTACCGAATCGAAAGAGAATTTCAG AAACAAAGATTGTTGAAGAAGAACTTATATCATCCAGATCTTTTTCTGCAAGAGCCGGTAAGGATAAAGCTAGTGTAAGTGGAAGGAGAGGCATGGTTCTTCCTTTTCAACCTCTATCCATCACTTTCGATGAAATCAGATATGCTGTAGACATGCCTCAG GAAATGAAAAGTCAAGGAGTTTTCGAGGACCGTCTTGAACTTTTGAAGGGTATTAGTGGTGCATTTAGGCCTGGAGTTCTAACAGCTCTAATGGGAGTAAGTGGTGCTGGAAAGACTACTCTAATGGATGTTTTAGCCGGAAGAAAAACTGGTGGATATATTGATGGAAACATCACAATATCTGGTTATCCAAAGAATCAAAAAACATTTGCTCGCATATCAGGATATTGCGAACAATTTGATATTCACTCGCCTAATGTTACAGTTTATGAATCTTTGCTATATTCAGCATGGCTTCGGTTGCCACCTGAAGTTGATAAAGCTACGAGAAAG ATGTTTATCGAGGAAGTTATGGAGCTTGTAGAGCTTAACTCATTAAGAGAAGCACTTGTTGGATTGCCAGGCGAGAATGGACTTTCAACTGAACAACGTAAGAGACTTACAATTGCAGTTGAACTTGTAGCAAATCCATCAATAATATTCATGGATGAGCCAACCTCTGGCCTTGATGCTAGAGCAGCTGCAATTGTAATGAGAACGGTAAGGAACACCGTGGACACAGGACGTACTGTGGTTTGCACGATCCATCAGCCAAGTATTGACATATTTGACTCCTTCGATGAG CTTCTACTTATGAAATTGGGAGGTGAACAAATATATGCCGGTCCATTAGGCCGCCACTGTTCTCAGTTGATTCATTATTTTGAG GCTATTGAAGGAGTTCCTAAGATCAAAGATGGTTATAATCCTGCAACATGGATGTTGGAAGTTACATCAGCAGGATCAGAAGCAAATCTTAAGGTCGACTTCACTAATGTATACAGAAACTCGGAACTATACCG GAGAAACAAACAATTGATCCAGGAATTAAGTATACCTCCTCAAGATTCAAAGGATTTATACTTTGATACTCAATATACACAAACTATGTTGGCACAATGTAAAGCTTGCTTATGGAAACAACATTTATCATATTGGCGAAACACGTCGTATACAGCAGTTAGACTGTTATTTACAACACTAATAGCTATCTTGTTTGGAATCATATTTTGGAACATTGGATTGAAAAGGAGAAAGGAACAAGATCTTTTCAATGCAATGGGATCAATGTATGCTTCTGTTATCTTTATTGGAGTACAAAATGGTGCCTCTGTGCAGCCAGTAATAGCTGTTGAGAGAACAGTCTTTTATAGAGAAAGAGCTGCTGGAATGTATTCTGCTTTGCCTTATGCAATAGCAcag GTGATTATAGAGCTTCCACACATCTTGGTTCAGACACTGGTTTATGGTATTATTGTATATTCCATGATGGGATTGGATTGGACAACATCAAAATTCTTGTGGTATCTTTTCTTCATGTACTTCACTTTCTTGTACTATTGTTTCTATGGTATGATGACCATGGCTATCAGTCCCAACCCACATGTTGCTGCCATAATGTCTAGTGCATTCTATGCAATTTGGAGCCTTTTCTCAGGCTTTGTCATTCCCTTATCT AGAATACCAATATGGTGGAAGTGGTACTATTGGATATGTCCAGTTGCATGGACCTTGAATGGATTGGTGACATCTCAATATGGAGACAACATGGAAAAACTTGAGAATGGTCAAAGGGTTGAAGAATTTGTGAGAAATTACTTTGGGTTTAAACATGACTTCCTAGGAGTGGTTGCAATTGTTGTGGCTGGTTTCTCAGTGTTGTTTGCATTTATCTTCACTCTTGGCATCAAAGCATTCAACTTCCAAAAAAGATGA